Proteins encoded together in one Paracidovorax wautersii window:
- the hpaH gene encoding 2-oxo-hept-4-ene-1,7-dioate hydratase gives MSAPAAPFALTPQQIDAAAAQLDAAERTRVPCRQLSAQYPAMGIDDAYAVQAAWMQLKRGQGRRVLGHKIGLTSKAMQRAVRIAEPDFGTLLDDMFHRDGAVIPTDRFLQLRIEAELAFVLGKPLSGPDCTLFQVLDATAYITPALEILDARIQRVDPDTGATRTVVDTISDNAANAALVLGGRPFKPDLLDVDLRRIGAIVSKNGEVEETGLAAGVLNHPAYGVAWLANRLHRQGVALQAGEVVLAGSFIRPIEVARGDTVVADYGEFGTVSCHFG, from the coding sequence ATGAGCGCGCCCGCCGCCCCCTTCGCCTTGACGCCGCAGCAGATCGATGCCGCGGCCGCCCAGCTGGATGCCGCCGAGCGCACGCGTGTGCCCTGCCGCCAGCTTTCCGCGCAGTACCCCGCCATGGGCATCGACGACGCGTATGCGGTACAGGCGGCTTGGATGCAGCTCAAGCGCGGCCAGGGCCGGCGCGTGCTGGGCCACAAGATCGGCCTGACCTCCAAGGCCATGCAGCGCGCGGTGCGCATTGCCGAGCCCGACTTCGGCACGCTGCTGGACGACATGTTCCACCGCGACGGCGCGGTCATTCCCACCGACCGCTTCCTGCAGCTGCGCATCGAGGCGGAGCTGGCCTTCGTGCTCGGCAAGCCGCTCTCGGGCCCCGACTGCACGCTGTTCCAGGTGCTGGACGCCACGGCCTACATCACGCCGGCGCTGGAGATCCTGGACGCCCGCATCCAGCGCGTGGACCCGGACACCGGCGCCACGCGCACGGTGGTGGACACCATCTCCGACAACGCCGCCAACGCCGCGCTGGTGCTGGGCGGCCGCCCCTTCAAGCCCGACCTGCTGGACGTGGACCTGCGGCGCATCGGCGCCATCGTCAGCAAGAACGGCGAGGTCGAGGAGACGGGCCTGGCCGCCGGGGTGCTCAACCACCCGGCCTACGGCGTCGCGTGGCTCGCCAACCGGCTGCACCGCCAGGGCGTGGCGCTGCAGGCCGGCGAGGTGGTGCTGGCGGGCTCGTTCATCCGCCCGATCGAGGTGGCGCGGGGCGACACCGTCGTGGCAGACTACGGCGAGTTCGGCACCGTGTCCTGCCACTTCGGCTGA
- a CDS encoding aldolase/citrate lyase family protein, translating to MPTPNRFKRALAAGQPQIGLWSTLASPYVTEMLAGSGFDWMLLDTEHTPSDVPLMLQQLQALDAEPARHTAAVVRPAWNDPVLIKRYLDIGAQTLLLPFVQNADEARAAVAATRYAPQGARGMGGSVRASRFGRDTAYAHGAAQELCVLVQVETAEALTHIEAIAAVPGVDGIFIGPADLAASMGHAGQSGHPEVRAAIAEAITRIRAAGRAPGILVTDEAWARECLDQGALFVAVGIDMLLLRQAADALAARLRPGAVAPAVASRY from the coding sequence ATGCCCACACCCAACCGCTTCAAACGCGCCCTCGCCGCCGGCCAGCCCCAGATCGGCCTGTGGTCCACGCTGGCATCGCCCTACGTCACCGAAATGCTCGCGGGGTCGGGTTTCGACTGGATGCTGCTCGACACCGAACACACGCCCAGCGACGTGCCGCTGATGCTGCAGCAACTGCAGGCGCTGGATGCCGAGCCCGCGCGCCACACCGCCGCCGTGGTGCGCCCGGCGTGGAACGACCCCGTGCTCATCAAGCGCTACCTGGACATCGGCGCGCAGACGCTGCTGCTGCCCTTCGTGCAGAACGCCGACGAGGCCCGCGCCGCCGTCGCCGCCACGCGCTACGCACCGCAAGGCGCCCGCGGCATGGGCGGATCGGTGCGCGCGTCGCGCTTCGGCCGCGACACCGCCTATGCACACGGGGCCGCGCAGGAGCTGTGCGTGCTGGTGCAGGTGGAGACGGCCGAGGCGCTGACCCACATCGAGGCGATCGCGGCCGTGCCGGGCGTGGACGGCATCTTCATCGGACCCGCCGACCTGGCGGCCAGCATGGGCCACGCGGGCCAGTCCGGCCACCCGGAAGTGCGCGCCGCCATTGCGGAGGCGATCACGCGCATCCGCGCCGCAGGCCGGGCGCCGGGCATCCTGGTGACGGACGAGGCCTGGGCGCGGGAATGCCTCGACCAGGGCGCCCTGTTCGTGGCCGTGGGCATCGACATGCTGCTGCTGCGCCAGGCGGCGGACGCCCTGGCAGCACGCTTGCGCCCCGGAGCAGTCGCGCCCGCGGTGGCCTCGCGGTACTGA
- a CDS encoding NINE protein, with translation MHSFRKRRDMQGMVFCRGCGKEIHSSARACPHCGAEQRAPAAAPGKSKLVASLLALFLGGLGIHRFYLGQWWGLFYLLFVWTFIPSCVAFIEGIVFLCTRDAQWESKYGRD, from the coding sequence TTGCACAGCTTCAGAAAGAGAAGAGATATGCAGGGAATGGTGTTTTGCCGGGGTTGCGGCAAAGAGATCCACAGCAGCGCGCGGGCCTGCCCGCACTGCGGTGCCGAGCAGCGCGCTCCGGCGGCAGCGCCGGGCAAGAGCAAGCTGGTTGCAAGCCTGCTGGCGCTCTTTCTCGGAGGGCTTGGCATCCACCGCTTCTACCTGGGTCAGTGGTGGGGGCTGTTCTACCTGCTCTTCGTCTGGACCTTCATTCCTTCGTGCGTGGCTTTCATCGAAGGCATCGTATTTCTCTGCACCCGCGATGCGCAGTGGGAGTCGAAGTACGGCCGCGACTAG
- a CDS encoding zinc ribbon domain-containing protein has translation MQGAERKAMVFCRGCGRELHETAATCPHCGAAQGAAVARRDHAPGASEPGGTLWLPVPALVCGVVAALAMLDDTAWDADTVRGLLFLSGVALVLGISGVATQTRGRGMSIAGIVLGAIGLLGALGASVH, from the coding sequence ATGCAAGGCGCGGAACGAAAGGCCATGGTGTTCTGCAGGGGCTGCGGACGGGAACTGCACGAAACCGCCGCGACCTGCCCGCACTGCGGGGCCGCGCAGGGCGCGGCCGTCGCGCGCCGAGACCATGCACCGGGAGCCTCGGAGCCGGGCGGAACGCTGTGGCTGCCCGTACCGGCGCTGGTGTGCGGCGTCGTCGCCGCGCTTGCCATGCTGGACGACACCGCGTGGGACGCCGACACCGTCCGGGGCCTGCTGTTCCTGTCCGGCGTGGCGCTGGTGCTCGGCATTTCGGGCGTCGCCACACAGACCCGGGGACGGGGCATGTCGATCGCCGGGATCGTCCTGGGCGCCATCGGGCTGCTGGGGGCGCTGGGCGCCTCCGTCCATTGA
- a CDS encoding zinc ribbon domain-containing protein, with amino-acid sequence MRHQFCRGCGKPLEVGAQACPHCGAPQRYVKREDASLPPGVAGWSWGAFLLSWVWAIGNRTWIGLLALIPWVGFIVAVVLGVKGREWAWRNREWESVEHFNRVQKQWSLWGVAVLGIVLAVGAAIAVGYVLQSRGNDADAEVWSKRLFEEPAAPSAEGVSSATPPAGAAVTPYVPLEVSADGIGGLLQLRHRGELGGVAIERATARGAVNLMESVVPDVGLTGYVHVNAAYRYGDSLVLLVVSTGEYGQSCPATTYAFSYDLREERVASTAVVDGCSEAVAVQTDAQRLIVRKEGAPTEFSGGLLVSLPSQGEGAALATGRNGVAVPRPRDDCDRGYADLLRQVGLTPAPAAVHGPDDADFPGYGCPYRIAPAPGSVVAPGDTVAFRTAWEGS; translated from the coding sequence ATGAGGCATCAATTTTGTCGGGGTTGCGGCAAACCCCTGGAAGTGGGCGCGCAGGCCTGCCCGCACTGCGGAGCGCCGCAGCGCTACGTGAAGCGCGAAGACGCCTCTTTGCCGCCCGGGGTGGCAGGGTGGTCGTGGGGCGCGTTTCTCCTCAGCTGGGTGTGGGCCATCGGTAACCGCACCTGGATCGGTCTGCTGGCGCTGATTCCCTGGGTGGGCTTCATCGTCGCGGTCGTGCTCGGGGTCAAGGGCCGCGAGTGGGCCTGGCGCAACCGCGAATGGGAGAGCGTGGAGCACTTCAACCGCGTGCAGAAGCAGTGGTCTCTCTGGGGTGTGGCGGTTCTGGGCATCGTGCTGGCCGTGGGCGCTGCGATCGCGGTGGGCTATGTCCTCCAGTCCCGCGGCAACGATGCGGACGCAGAGGTCTGGTCCAAGCGCCTTTTCGAGGAGCCTGCGGCGCCTTCCGCCGAAGGGGTATCCAGCGCGACCCCACCGGCTGGCGCCGCAGTCACGCCCTATGTTCCCCTGGAGGTCTCCGCAGACGGCATCGGCGGCTTGCTGCAGCTGCGTCACCGCGGGGAACTGGGGGGCGTGGCGATCGAGCGCGCTACCGCGCGGGGGGCCGTCAACCTGATGGAGTCGGTGGTGCCGGACGTGGGCCTGACGGGCTATGTCCATGTGAACGCCGCCTATCGGTATGGCGACAGTCTCGTCCTGTTGGTCGTCTCGACGGGTGAATACGGCCAATCCTGCCCCGCGACCACCTATGCGTTCAGCTACGACCTGCGAGAGGAGCGCGTCGCGAGCACTGCCGTGGTCGATGGGTGTTCCGAAGCCGTGGCGGTGCAGACGGATGCCCAGCGGCTCATCGTGCGCAAGGAGGGGGCGCCCACCGAATTCTCCGGCGGCCTGCTGGTTTCCTTGCCCTCGCAGGGCGAGGGCGCTGCCCTTGCCACAGGCAGAAACGGTGTGGCCGTACCCAGGCCGCGTGACGACTGCGACCGGGGTTATGCGGATCTGCTGCGGCAGGTCGGGCTCACCCCGGCGCCTGCGGCCGTCCACGGCCCGGACGACGCCGACTTTCCGGGCTACGGATGCCCGTACCGGATCGCTCCTGCGCCCGGCAGCGTGGTCGCACCGGGAGACACGGTGGCCTTCCGCACCGCTTGGGAGGGCAGCTGA
- a CDS encoding transcriptional regulator, whose protein sequence is MNEKQEFSQRLRSAMEAQRLAPSAAVLEREFNLRWSGNPIRRQAAWKWLNGEAIPTQDKLQELSRWLKVEPHQLRFGDQVLRHLRVEQKRWDEGVGYVERETFDAFLQLPAPQRKLIREVILTFAQVHRNADGKDES, encoded by the coding sequence ATGAACGAAAAGCAGGAGTTCAGCCAACGGTTGCGGTCCGCCATGGAGGCCCAGCGACTGGCCCCGAGCGCGGCCGTGCTGGAACGCGAATTCAATTTGCGCTGGTCAGGCAACCCCATCCGCCGCCAAGCCGCGTGGAAGTGGCTCAACGGCGAGGCCATTCCCACGCAGGACAAGCTCCAGGAGCTGTCGCGCTGGCTGAAGGTGGAGCCGCATCAGCTGCGCTTCGGCGATCAAGTGCTGAGACACCTGCGGGTCGAACAGAAACGCTGGGACGAAGGCGTCGGCTATGTGGAGCGCGAGACCTTCGACGCCTTCCTGCAATTGCCTGCGCCGCAGCGCAAGCTGATCCGCGAGGTCATCCTGACCTTTGCCCAAGTGCACCGTAACGCGGACGGCAAGGACGAGTCCTAG
- a CDS encoding MarR family transcriptional regulator, with amino-acid sequence MPRTSALSATSSPAALLLDNQVCFALYSASLAMTKLYKPLLDGIGLTYPQYVVMLALWERDGTTVSELGGRLFLDSGTLTPLLKRLESAGLLARLRDAEDERRVRITLTTAGRALRSQAEAIPACVLESSQCSVPQLQALTRELADLRNRITQRPG; translated from the coding sequence ATGCCCCGCACCAGCGCCCTGTCCGCCACATCCAGTCCCGCCGCCCTGCTGCTGGACAACCAGGTCTGCTTTGCACTGTATTCGGCGTCGCTGGCCATGACCAAGCTCTACAAGCCGCTGCTGGACGGCATCGGGCTGACGTATCCGCAGTACGTGGTGATGCTGGCCCTGTGGGAGCGCGACGGCACGACCGTGTCCGAACTGGGCGGCCGCCTGTTCCTCGACTCCGGCACGCTCACGCCGCTGCTCAAGCGGCTGGAGTCGGCCGGCCTGCTGGCACGCCTGCGCGACGCGGAGGACGAGCGCCGCGTGCGCATCACGCTCACCACCGCCGGCCGCGCGCTGCGCAGCCAGGCCGAGGCCATTCCGGCCTGCGTGCTGGAAAGCTCTCAGTGCTCGGTGCCGCAACTCCAGGCGCTGACGCGCGAACTCGCCGACCTGCGCAACCGCATCACCCAGCGGCCCGGCTGA
- a CDS encoding organic hydroperoxide resistance protein, translating into MTTLDKVLYTARAHTTGGRDGASRTDDGRLDVKLSSPGTSGTGTNPEQLFAAGYSACFIGALKAVGGKIGIAVPQDVSVDAEVDLGPIPNAYGIAARLKVSLPGLDKEKAQQLVDAAHQVCPYSNATRGNIDVTITLA; encoded by the coding sequence ATGACCACGCTCGACAAAGTTCTGTACACCGCCCGCGCCCACACCACCGGCGGCCGCGATGGCGCCTCGCGCACCGACGACGGCCGCCTGGACGTGAAGCTGTCTTCGCCCGGCACGAGCGGCACGGGCACCAACCCCGAGCAGCTCTTCGCTGCGGGCTACTCGGCCTGCTTCATCGGCGCGCTGAAGGCGGTGGGCGGCAAGATCGGCATCGCCGTGCCGCAGGATGTGTCGGTGGACGCCGAAGTGGACCTGGGCCCCATCCCCAACGCCTACGGCATCGCCGCGCGCCTGAAGGTCAGCCTGCCCGGCCTGGACAAGGAAAAGGCCCAGCAATTGGTGGACGCCGCCCACCAGGTGTGCCCCTACTCCAACGCCACGCGCGGCAACATCGATGTGACGATCACGCTGGCCTGA
- a CDS encoding metallophosphoesterase family protein, which yields MKFALLSDIHANRQALDACLAHARSQAVDQFALLGDMVGYGAEPAAVVEQAMRLASDGALCVLGNHDAAALEPPSAAQSLGDQSSQWTHLQLGATHRAFLAGLPLTARLGASALLVHASADHPARWHYVTDANAAERSMAAAALMDPAIRYVFCGHVHEQALYFLTPTAKLMRFTPEPGVPVPVPPHRQWLVIAGSVGQPRDGDARAMYAVFDSGAATITFHRVPYDQAAAAAAVRATPLPAFFADRLEVGR from the coding sequence ATGAAGTTCGCCCTGCTGTCCGACATCCACGCCAACCGGCAGGCGCTCGACGCTTGCCTTGCGCACGCGCGCAGCCAGGCCGTGGACCAGTTCGCCCTGCTCGGCGACATGGTGGGCTACGGCGCCGAGCCGGCCGCCGTGGTGGAGCAGGCCATGCGGCTGGCCAGCGACGGCGCCCTGTGCGTGCTGGGCAACCACGACGCAGCGGCGCTCGAGCCGCCCAGCGCCGCACAGAGCCTGGGCGACCAGAGTTCGCAATGGACGCACCTGCAGCTCGGCGCCACGCACCGCGCCTTTCTCGCCGGCCTGCCGCTGACCGCGCGGCTGGGCGCCAGCGCCCTGCTGGTGCACGCCAGCGCCGACCACCCGGCCCGCTGGCACTATGTGACCGATGCCAACGCCGCCGAGCGCAGCATGGCCGCCGCCGCACTGATGGACCCGGCCATCCGCTACGTGTTCTGCGGCCATGTGCACGAACAGGCGCTGTATTTCCTGACGCCCACCGCCAAGCTCATGCGCTTCACGCCCGAGCCCGGCGTGCCGGTGCCCGTGCCGCCGCACCGGCAATGGCTGGTGATCGCCGGATCGGTGGGCCAGCCCCGCGACGGCGATGCCCGTGCCATGTATGCCGTGTTCGACAGCGGCGCCGCCACCATCACCTTCCACCGCGTGCCCTACGACCAGGCCGCCGCGGCTGCCGCCGTGCGGGCCACACCCCTGCCCGCCTTCTTCGCCGACCGGCTGGAGGTCGGCCGCTGA
- a CDS encoding bifunctional serine/threonine-protein kinase/universal stress protein: MKLLAPGTLVDGFVVHECIHAGGMAHIYRVACQDAAQDPGFPLAMKVPRMTAGDGAENIVSFEIELQILPALSGSHVPRFVAAGDLARMPYLVMEYVEGHTLQHWLDQAQRPDAETLARLGAAMALAAHSLHQQNVCHLDLKPANVLVRPDGSVVLLDFGLSCHAHYPDLLAEEMREAVGSPAWIAPEQVVGVRGDLRSDLFAIGVILYELATGELPFGAPTTKGGLRQRLWMTPAPPRQHRPDLPAWLQEAILRCLEPEAAQRYPSAAHLAFDLAHPEQIPVTERGQRLRGPGLRVHFKRWIKAAGMHYQPSPLPARQIEDVPILMVAVPHDHATDATLQSLRQAVARSLGIRPGARLACVTVISPSASSASDPDRSETTLQRLHLVRLKQWAAGLDLTGHSASYHVIEASDVAQALVRYAQGNRVSMIIVGAATHGLQLQRFIDTVPIRVARDAPCTVILVKQPVAVDD, translated from the coding sequence ATGAAACTGCTGGCGCCCGGCACCCTGGTGGACGGCTTCGTCGTGCACGAGTGCATCCACGCCGGCGGCATGGCGCACATCTACCGCGTGGCCTGCCAGGACGCGGCCCAGGACCCGGGCTTTCCGCTCGCCATGAAGGTGCCGCGCATGACGGCCGGCGACGGCGCCGAGAACATCGTCAGTTTCGAGATCGAACTGCAGATCCTGCCTGCGCTCAGCGGCAGCCACGTGCCGCGCTTCGTCGCGGCGGGGGACCTGGCCCGCATGCCCTATCTGGTGATGGAGTACGTGGAGGGCCACACGCTGCAGCATTGGCTCGACCAGGCCCAGCGCCCGGACGCCGAAACCCTCGCGCGGCTGGGCGCGGCCATGGCGCTGGCAGCGCACAGCCTGCACCAGCAGAACGTCTGCCACCTGGACCTCAAGCCTGCCAACGTGCTGGTGCGGCCGGACGGCAGCGTGGTGCTGCTCGACTTCGGCCTCTCGTGCCACGCGCACTACCCCGATCTGCTGGCCGAGGAAATGCGCGAGGCCGTCGGCTCCCCCGCCTGGATCGCCCCCGAGCAGGTGGTGGGCGTGCGCGGCGACCTGCGCAGCGACCTGTTCGCCATCGGCGTGATCCTGTACGAGCTGGCCACCGGCGAGCTGCCCTTCGGCGCGCCCACCACCAAGGGCGGCTTGCGCCAGCGCCTGTGGATGACGCCCGCCCCGCCGCGCCAGCACCGGCCCGACCTGCCCGCGTGGCTGCAGGAGGCCATCCTGCGCTGCCTGGAGCCCGAGGCCGCGCAGCGCTACCCCAGCGCCGCGCACCTGGCCTTCGACCTGGCGCACCCGGAGCAGATTCCCGTCACCGAGCGCGGCCAGCGCCTGCGCGGACCGGGTCTGCGGGTGCACTTCAAGCGCTGGATCAAGGCCGCGGGCATGCACTACCAGCCCAGCCCGCTGCCCGCACGCCAGATCGAGGACGTGCCCATCCTGATGGTGGCCGTGCCGCACGACCATGCGACCGATGCCACGCTGCAGTCGCTGCGCCAGGCCGTGGCGCGCTCGCTGGGCATCCGGCCCGGCGCGCGGCTGGCCTGCGTGACGGTGATCTCGCCCTCGGCCAGCAGCGCCAGCGACCCGGACCGCAGCGAGACCACGCTGCAGCGCCTGCACCTGGTGCGGCTCAAGCAATGGGCGGCCGGGCTCGACCTGACGGGCCACAGCGCCAGCTACCACGTGATCGAAGCCAGCGACGTGGCCCAGGCGCTGGTGCGCTACGCCCAGGGCAACCGCGTCAGCATGATCATCGTGGGCGCAGCCACGCACGGCCTGCAGCTGCAGCGCTTCATCGATACCGTGCCCATCCGCGTGGCGCGCGACGCGCCGTGCACCGTCATCCTCGTCAAGCAACCGGTGGCGGTGGACGACTGA
- a CDS encoding serine/threonine protein kinase produces MPGGNAALPSSSSSPTHPYESLTPDLVLDALASVGQYGDGRLMALGSYENRVYQVSLEDGTRVVAKFYRPGRWSEAQIVEEHAFALELAEAEVPMVAPLAIDGRTLHQHAGFAFSISPWRGGRRPELDDFEVLEWIGRFLARIHTVGAARPFQHRPALDLQTFGREPFDGLLAAQIIPLDQQSAWRSACEKALDLIAASADGSSAAGTFGLNSARQLRLHGDCHPGNVLWTPLDEYGRGGPHFVDLDDARTGPAVQDLWMLLSGDRRQRTVQLSALLDGYEQFRSFDRRELALIEPLRTLRLIHYSAWLARRWADPIFPINFPWFGSSDYWRGQVDMLHEQIEAMGEEPLAA; encoded by the coding sequence ATGCCCGGCGGCAACGCCGCTTTACCTTCTTCGTCCTCTTCGCCCACCCACCCGTACGAAAGCCTCACGCCCGACCTGGTGCTGGACGCGCTCGCCAGCGTGGGCCAATACGGCGACGGCCGGCTGATGGCCCTGGGCTCGTACGAGAACCGCGTCTATCAGGTGTCGCTGGAAGACGGCACGCGCGTGGTCGCCAAGTTCTACCGCCCCGGCCGCTGGAGCGAGGCACAGATCGTGGAGGAACACGCCTTCGCCCTGGAGCTGGCCGAGGCCGAGGTGCCCATGGTGGCGCCGCTCGCCATCGACGGGCGCACGCTGCACCAGCATGCGGGGTTCGCCTTCTCCATCAGTCCCTGGCGCGGCGGCCGCCGGCCTGAGCTGGACGACTTCGAGGTGCTGGAATGGATCGGCCGCTTTCTCGCCCGCATCCACACCGTGGGCGCTGCGCGCCCGTTCCAGCACCGCCCTGCGCTCGATCTGCAGACCTTCGGGCGCGAGCCCTTCGACGGGCTGCTGGCCGCGCAGATCATTCCGCTGGACCAGCAGTCCGCCTGGCGCAGCGCCTGCGAGAAAGCTCTTGATTTGATAGCTGCAAGCGCTGATGGATCAAGCGCTGCAGGCACATTTGGCTTGAACTCTGCACGCCAGCTGCGCCTGCACGGCGACTGCCACCCCGGCAACGTGCTGTGGACGCCGCTGGACGAGTACGGCCGCGGCGGCCCGCACTTCGTGGACCTGGACGACGCCCGCACCGGCCCCGCCGTGCAGGACCTGTGGATGCTGCTCTCCGGCGACCGCCGCCAGCGCACGGTGCAACTGTCCGCCCTGCTGGACGGCTACGAGCAGTTCCGCAGCTTCGACCGCCGCGAGCTGGCGCTTATCGAGCCCCTGCGCACGCTGCGCCTGATCCACTACAGCGCCTGGCTGGCGCGCCGCTGGGCGGACCCGATCTTCCCGATCAACTTCCCCTGGTTCGGCAGCAGCGACTACTGGCGCGGGCAGGTGGACATGTTGCACGAGCAGATCGAAGCCATGGGCGAAGAACCGCTCGCCGCATGA
- a CDS encoding carbohydrate porin — translation MFTRAAPSSVAQRRPRADVLALALALATALMAGQAAATPTADQGQDDAPLALHAQSTYVWQRKPSFAAAYTGPNSLVPGRERSYSFTATADLALRAWDGAQIHFNPEAAQGVPLSHLSGAGGLSNGELARSSGAQLKAYRARLFLLQRWNAGGEAERIDPDFNEMGGTVTANRWTLVAGNLSLLDYFDPNPYAKDPREQFLNWSFMAPGAWDYAADARGYTWAGILEYRTPQWTVRGGRALQPRESNGPALDRGWRRHYGDQVEVESDLPLALPAGPLRGRVLLFRNRAVMGAFHDALAQVRATGAVPDVGDVRRLQTKRGWAATLEVPLGADAGVFVRASRSGGRQETFAFTEIDRQWSAGGQWSGAAWGRPADRMGAALAVNGLSDGHRGYLAAGGHGAFLGDGALRYGSERVWEAFYRVEMPPVPTAVGTLHSAVSLGAQHIQRPGYNRDRGPVDVLSARLHAEF, via the coding sequence ATGTTCACGCGAGCCGCTCCTTCTTCCGTGGCGCAGCGCCGCCCCCGCGCCGATGTCCTTGCTCTTGCGCTTGCCCTCGCCACCGCCCTGATGGCGGGACAGGCGGCGGCGACTCCTACCGCCGATCAGGGCCAGGACGATGCGCCGCTGGCGCTGCATGCGCAGAGCACCTACGTGTGGCAGCGCAAGCCGTCCTTCGCCGCTGCCTATACCGGCCCCAACAGCCTGGTACCCGGGCGGGAGCGGTCCTATTCGTTCACCGCCACGGCAGACCTGGCGCTGCGGGCCTGGGACGGCGCGCAGATCCACTTCAACCCGGAGGCCGCTCAGGGCGTGCCCCTGTCCCATCTGTCCGGTGCGGGCGGGCTCTCCAATGGCGAATTGGCACGTTCGTCCGGGGCGCAGCTTAAGGCCTACCGGGCGCGGCTGTTCCTGTTGCAGCGCTGGAATGCCGGGGGCGAGGCCGAGCGCATAGATCCCGACTTCAACGAGATGGGCGGCACCGTCACGGCGAACCGCTGGACGCTGGTGGCGGGCAATCTCTCGCTGCTGGACTATTTCGATCCCAACCCTTACGCCAAGGACCCGCGCGAGCAGTTCCTCAACTGGTCTTTCATGGCGCCGGGCGCCTGGGACTACGCGGCCGATGCGCGGGGCTACACCTGGGCCGGCATCCTGGAGTACCGCACGCCGCAGTGGACGGTGCGCGGCGGTCGCGCGCTGCAGCCCCGGGAGTCCAACGGCCCCGCGCTGGACCGTGGATGGCGGCGGCATTACGGGGACCAGGTCGAGGTCGAGTCCGATCTGCCCCTGGCGCTGCCCGCGGGACCCCTGCGCGGCCGGGTGCTGCTGTTCCGCAACCGGGCGGTGATGGGGGCGTTCCACGACGCGCTGGCCCAGGTGCGCGCCACTGGTGCGGTGCCGGACGTCGGTGACGTGCGGCGCCTGCAGACCAAGCGCGGCTGGGCGGCCACGCTGGAGGTGCCGCTGGGGGCCGATGCCGGCGTCTTCGTGCGCGCCAGCCGCAGCGGGGGGCGCCAGGAGACGTTTGCCTTCACCGAGATCGATCGCCAGTGGTCCGCCGGTGGCCAATGGTCCGGCGCGGCCTGGGGCCGCCCGGCCGACCGCATGGGCGCGGCGCTGGCGGTCAACGGCCTGTCGGACGGCCACCGCGGCTACCTGGCAGCAGGCGGGCACGGTGCGTTCCTGGGCGATGGCGCCCTGCGCTACGGCAGCGAGCGGGTGTGGGAAGCCTTTTACCGCGTGGAGATGCCGCCGGTGCCGACCGCTGTGGGGACGCTGCATTCGGCGGTGTCGCTCGGAGCCCAGCACATCCAGCGGCCGGGCTACAACCGGGACCGCGGGCCGGTGGACGTGCTCTCGGCGCGCCTGCACGCGGAGTTCTAG